A region of Bacteroidota bacterium DNA encodes the following proteins:
- a CDS encoding DUF1003 domain-containing protein, which yields METFRSDISNIEFPIAEKISARTIRHSILDLIQKDNPQFSHDSCLSRSELNSYRERSISEYLINEIGELTELEKTVISSVTKNNTLTDKIYVDEKQILTTGQRIADKVASFGGSWTFIISFGIFIFIWISINMFWLINKGFDPYPFILLNLILSCLAALQAPVIMMSQNRQEEKDRDRSKKDYMINLKSEIEIRTLHEKIDHFIMDQQQELLELEKVQIKMMNDILKQVENKNGK from the coding sequence ATGGAAACTTTTCGTAGTGATATTTCAAACATCGAATTTCCAATTGCGGAAAAAATTTCAGCCAGAACAATCAGACACTCTATTTTAGATTTAATTCAAAAAGACAACCCACAATTCTCACATGATAGTTGTCTTTCTCGGAGCGAACTTAACAGCTATAGAGAAAGGTCCATCTCGGAATATTTGATTAATGAAATTGGAGAGCTGACAGAACTTGAAAAAACCGTAATATCTTCAGTGACTAAAAATAATACTTTAACAGATAAAATATATGTAGATGAGAAACAAATATTGACTACTGGACAAAGAATCGCTGACAAAGTTGCTTCATTTGGTGGCAGTTGGACATTTATTATTTCATTTGGAATATTTATTTTCATTTGGATTTCTATTAATATGTTTTGGCTTATAAATAAAGGATTTGACCCTTATCCTTTTATACTATTAAACCTGATTTTATCATGCTTAGCTGCATTACAAGCACCGGTAATAATGATGAGTCAAAATCGACAGGAAGAAAAAGATAGGGATAGATCTAAGAAAGACTACATGATAAATCTCAAATCAGAAATAGAGATAAGGACATTACATGAAAAAATTGATCATTTTATAATGGATCAACAGCAAGAACTTTTGGAGTTAGAAAAAGTTCAAATTAAAATGATGAACGACATATTAAAACAAGTAGAAAATAAAAACGGCAAGTAA